The genome window AACTGTTAGATGTATTTACTaacttaatgagaataaccaagtgttatataccatctaatattttaatttgaatcaaagtcctaGTAGGGCAATCAGTTAGAATAAATAACAGATTGAttggttccaaagataaaaattcttctagatggtTATATAGTGGAGGCAGGTGCTCtagaagagacccaagacataactaataaataaaacttcAGAAGAGATTCAGATAcctgaaattgaattttaaaataatgaaaataagatatctcgataagttatgtcaattcaataaaatgtggaaccgaataataaaaatggtcgaaaatgattttgcatgcaatattattattgaaataatgaaataaaaggaagatCTTGAACAAATCtgttgagaaatatagatatggaataaattgatcaaaatagaaaaacgcaactcaagtaaaattaaatttgtggagtttttggaccaatagtccaaatatctaaaggtataaagccagtgAGGGTGCAAtcgaagtagttttgcaaaagcagaataaaaatatgaagtttttcactAAGTCCAGGCATTGattattaaaagatataatattattttgtggtgaatgcaataacctttagatatattattaaattgataattcataaaagatttaacttatgTCTAATAGttattgttacaaccttttatgattcactatatagtaaagtttatattaaaattcttgaaggatttaggatgctagaaacatattgaaattcttgagaaattgttcatttatatggattaaaataatttgaacatatgtggtaaatttgacttagtgaatagtagttgaaggaggattataaacgatccaaaatacctatttgtgtttttataagaatcatgattaaagtttgttatgattatttttgaaGCTACTGaggagatcaaaatatatttccccaaaTTTCCCTCACTaatgacttttaaaagaatggtaatataaatgcttagcaaatacattcaaatagtcatttgaaaaactagtattcaagattgaatacgtaaaatatgagaaaatatgtgatgtttaaatgagggggagtaaatacgcgttgcactctttttcccttaatcgaggttttgtcccattgggttttcctggtaaggtttttaatgagacaacatattatgcatattatagattgtgtactctttttcctttattagaTTTTATCCCATagagtttttcctaataaagttttaacgaggcacattatctaccaatggaaatCCAAGGGGGGTgctatgaatatcttattaaatggatgtccatcatgatcaatataaagttttaatgtcctttaaattctaatagttattagaattagatctctacttgtttaatacttcttatgcctataaatagagactcgatgaagcattgtaattactcttttttatcaataaagtacatcctctatttctttcatattttctttgttctttattctctcatctctctttattttataattaataatttataatttagtggTGATTAATATTAAGTGtcaatgttttcttttatcatttgttgacacattaaaattttttataaaatgtttaattagtCAATAATTTTAGGGTGAGTACTATTTGATACACTTGGcggtttactttttttttgcacCATAATTAGAATTATAAATTTGTCTCAtgtcttatttcttttatatatttatttcttttaaaatttccattATACTTGTAAACgttattttttactattaggGTCATTTTGACAGAGCATGCAAATATTAGtggccaaatttatcattaagccttgaaaaaactaaaatctaaaatatttgaCCATCTTGAGAGTTTGGAAAATCTATTACTGGAAAATTTATGAGTAGAGCCGAAGAACGTGAACTGTGCAAGTTACCaattaaatgaaggaatgagcTCCAGTGTATAGAGAAAACCTCACCATTTAAGAAGTAACGATAGAAACGATGGAACCcactatttatttatccatATCTATTTACTcctttattttagttaatatgctttttttttatacCTAGTATCAATACAATTTCTTATTTCAGAGCGAAATGAAATGcttagaaaaaaggaaaaatcatgGTCGGGATGGTTAGAGTAGCAAAAGCcattggaatttttattttatatattggaagaatcaattttgttattaatagaCTAGAAAAGAATTagttattcatcaaaatttcttttattcaatgaCCAAAATTAAGCGGGGATATATAGCTCGTAGATGTTgaacaaaaattagtttatttgcaTCAAGCTTTCGAGGGGCCCATTCAAGACTTACTCGAACTATTACTTAATAAAGAATAAGAGCTTTGGTCTCAGTTCATCGGGATAGAGAtaggaaaaaaaagggattttCGTCGTTTGTGGATCACTTGAATAAATGCAGTAATTAGCGGAGTGGGGGTATCCTATAGTTATAGTAGATTAATACATAATATGTACAAGAAACAGTTGGTTCTGAATCGTAAAATACTTGCACAAATAGCTATCTCAAATAGAAAGTATCTTTATATGATTTTCAACGAGATTAGAAAATAAAGAGTAATGAATCCAACGGAATGGTTTAAATGAAATGGGATTCCCTCGAGAATGAACTCGAGTAAGGTAGAGTagaaattaatatgataaagaATTCTAATTCTGATAAGGTAACTTAcactaaatcaattaattgCTTGTAACGAATACGAATACTTAAACCACCAGATCGATGGTAAATGTCCTTAGATTAGGTAAAAGTTAAGGGACCAATTTTGATATTAACCTTAAATCTTATATAAAGGTAGGGAAATGTTGACATTTAACACTAAATTTTCGCATATCCAGCCGCTTCTACAAAGCAAagacttttctttttctttcttctacaAAGCCGATCCTGTGTGCCCTCCTCTATTCTCAAGTCTCCAAAGTTTGCTGCGAAGGCAGACATAACAAAACAAAAGCGAAAAACTCTCTGGTTCCTATCGCCTGCCGTCGGACCGGTCTGTAGTTTTCTTATCTTATGGCGATGTGTGTCGAAGACAGGATCAGTAGTTTTCCGGATCCTATTCTTTGTCATATTTTGTCATTCCTTCCCATTAAAGAAGCAGTTCGAACCTCTATTATTTCAACCAAGTGGAGATACCTCTTTGCTTCAATTTCTACCATTAAATTTGATGGTTATTCAATGAGTGGTTTGACTGACAGAAATATTGACAACTTCAAGAACTTTGTTGATAGGTTATTGAAATCCCCCGATCAGGTAAGATTAGATTGCTTTAGGCTAAGTCATGAGATTTGTTCATGGAATGATGGAGATCATGATTTTGATATCTCTGGTTGGATATGTGCTGCATTGTGCCGTGGTGTTAAGGAAATTGATTTGCAGTTAAGTTATCTTGAGGATATTTTACCAGCTGTTTTATTCACTTGCGGCTCACTGGTGACACTGAAATTGGATGCAGTAGGTCATAAGTTTAAGTTCCCATCTGACGTTTGTTTAGGGAATCTGAAGACTTTGCACTTTAGAGACTCATTTTTCGGTGATTATTCCATTCTTAGGTTAATTTCCAATTGCCATGTCTTAGAAGATTTGGCTTTTATTGAATGTGATTTTTATAATACAAGTGTGATCAATATCCAAACTCCTTCGCTTAAGagatttattttagattttgatctCGGAGAATTTGGAGATTTAAAGTATGTGGTGGTGATTAATGCTccaaatcttatttattttcaatgtaCTGACGCTGTAGCTCAAGGTTATACTTTGAGTACCATGAAGTCTCTAGAAAAAGCCCATATTAGCATCTGCGACTGTGATACCATTGATTCTCAAACAATTGCAACTCATCTTATTCAAGTTTGCAATGTACGGTCTCTACGTTTAACCATTAATGAGGTTAGTAAACTTAGTattcatgtgttttttttttcctttttaacatTATATTACAACTCCAAGTTTGTGTGTGCAGATTTTCCGAACAAGTAAACTTCCTATATTTCACAACCTTATTGAATTCGAATTTCTTGGTCGTGGTTTTAATGGGAGAGAAATTTGGCTCGTGGAGTTTCTACATCGTATGCCTAATCTAAAGACACTTACCCTCAATTTTCCGGTATGAAATCTTtgtatatgtacatgtatttgTTGCAATTGATTGTTTTAGTGTCAATTACATCCACAATTTCATAAACTTACAAGAAATCAAAAGCATGTTCGGGATCACCTAAATTCATGGTACAAaccaaataacttttttttctttttctcatgaTTTTAGGTTGTTGCGGGAACACAATGGAAGGCTTTAGAAGTTCCTTCTTGTTTGTCATTTCACCTTAAGGAGATTGAAATTTCACGCTTCAACACACACATGATTGACATGGTTAGTTATTTCTTGGATAATGCAATAATTCTGGAAAAGCTTATAATAAGTATGGATGCCCTAACTGTGACACAGAAAAAGAAAGCCCGCAATCAACTATTGCAGTTAGTAAAGAGTTCAaagaaatgtttaaaattagtTGTGATTTTGTAGTACtgttttatattatgattaCAACTTATCAGTGTCTGGTTTGATTTTATATAGATGTGTTGTTTGTAAGAAGTATTTCACTCTTAATATCCGATACATTCACTAATGGCAATAGACTATACCTGATGGttggtttatatatgtatattgtagCCAAAAATAGCCTTTGAAATTAATATGTAGTCCCATGATTGGCAAAAtagaaacatatttaaatttgtaagaaAGAATCATATGATATGCATTACACAAGAAGTTGTGATAGGAAGAACATCAGATTGATTTGGAAGCTCTCAAGCTATGGGGATTTGTACGTTCTTAACAGCAAAGAAATTgttactaataaaatattttgcttcATTGCTTTGCATCAAATATGAACTCATTTATTAACAGTGTTTTTAgatgctatatatatatgttactAACTAAGATGTTCACTTTGATCATCTTGAATGCTTGTTATTTCAGGAAGTATCTATTTCAAATCTTTAATACATGAAGAAGGCAtaacaaaagaatcaaaatgaaatGAGTTCATACAGGGATTTGTTCAGAATATTCAAAACTGATAATCAACTATCTAAACCAAATAAgcaaatagaataaataaattcagTTATTTTAACTGATATCTTAATCCTCACAAAACAGTGAGATTGTTAATCTACTATGTGAAAGGTAGAATCGGCAGCTTCATGAATGATGAATCATGTTAATGTTATAAGATATTTTTTGGAATTACTAGTAAGATAAAATATGTGGTCAACTTTGGgcttaaatttcatttgttaatttagtacttgaatttaatacaaatgataaacatattcaaatttacgAGAGTTGAGAATAAAACttgacaaattaaaaacatgaaagaaaaaagcTGCTGAGATGTTGAAAAGAGACAGAAGAAAAGAAGATGCTGCATTACTTTCTCTAGACTTTTTATTCCCATCAAAATCTAGTAAGTAAAGAAAAGGGTACTTTGTCCCCAAAGTCCATTAAATGAGTAATGGATAATGTTCCAAGCAATCTTAAcaataattagtaattaaatgagCCTTCGATATTATTGAtaactgttaaaattttggGTACTTGAATTTTTAGGTTTGAGTTCTATTAGGTAGATTTATGTATGTGTAGGTTTTTAGTCTAGATTTTATTTTGGTCTAGGTTAGGGTTGAAAATTAGATATTTGTGCTCGTAAGCTACTCAAGTTTGActcgaaaaaaatttcaaactcaattCGATAATTATTGAGCCAAGCTTAAGCTATCAATTGAGTCGAATTCAAGCTTAATAATACTTTACTCGAACCACTCGTGAACTTTAtcaagtttttcatatttttattttataaaattacctcATTAACTTGTCTCTATATTATTAACCCTAAGTTTAACTATTGAGCCGAGCTCGAGCACAAAAATTGATAAACGAACTTAATCAAGCTCGAGCTTAAAAATAGATGTTCGATCGAGCTCGACGGAGTATTTTAGTTCGGATTGACTTGATTACACCcctaatttatgattttcaaatatatatggtttcaaaattatgtactttaacatgaaattagttatactgtaataagatttgaatttgacatgtttaatttttttttaatttaagttgaaCAATATCACTCAATTCGATTcaacttgaatttcatttcacttgactcgattcaaaaagaatttaaatcgaggtagatgataaaataggactcatcaacttaattaaatcgaatttttttcaactcgattcgatcgaacgctTACCCCTACTACTAAAACCCATTAAAATCTAGTAATAAAGGTACGTGAGATTTGTTGTATCACTGTTTTGAGCTCCAAATTTGTCCCAACACTTTTACTCAATAGCTTCATCCAGTTAACATCTATAAACTAAAATCTATAGTGGCACAGTTTGGGTTCAAACTAtagtttcaattattttattttttgcagatTTGTCCTATAAGCTTCTTTATTCAAACTGGGACCCCCATCCTCTAATAGTTCTAACCTCCTCTCTTCCCTTTTATTTGCATCAAACCCCTTGTCATCTttgacttaaaatattttctcttagTTCTAAGCAGTAGAGTTGCGAAAGCATTTTGTGATGGATTCAAATAATGGATCACCTGCAACGACGAGTGTTAGCATTGAGGAGAGCTTCAAGTTTAATGGGAAGGGGACACCTTTGGTTCTACTTCTGGTTGTCATGCTTGGGTTGATCATATATGCAACTGTGTATAAATGTAAGAGAGGCTGTGCAGATCTCAAAGTCGAAGCTGAAGTTGAGCTTGGAGAATGATATTATCCGATGGACGTGTCTCTGCTTCATGGTATGTTGTATCTATCTGTGTTTTCACTTTAATCAACTTTTGGTGCTGCTTACCTTTCCTAATGACATTTGCTTTGTCACAACAAGGAGATCTCCCCATTTCTCTATATAATCCTTCAGCTTAGAGTCTTTTTCAGGAGACCATGGCCCTTTCTTCACATTTGCTTTGTCACAACAAGGAACTCTTCCCATTTCTCTATATAAACCTTCAGCTTAGAGTCTTTTTCAGGAGACCATGGCCCTTTCTTCACATTTGCTTTGTCACAACAAGGAACTCTCCCCATTTCTATCTATGATCCTTCAGCTTAGAGTCTTCTTCAGGAGACCATGGCCCTTTCTTCACATTTGCTTTGTCACAACAAGGAGCTCTCCCCATTTCTCTATATAATCTTTCAGCTTAGAGTCTTTTTCAGGAGACCATGGCCCTTTCTTTACATTTGCTTTGTCACAACAAGGAACTCTTCCCATTTCTCTATATAATCCTTCAGCTTAGAGTCTTTTTCAGGAGACCATGGCCCTTTCTTCACATTTGCTTTGTCACAACAAGGAACTCTCCCCATTTCTATCTATGATCCTTCAGCTTAGAGTCTTCTTCAGGAGACCATGGCCCTTTCTTCACATTTGCTTTGTCACAACAAGGAGCTCTCCCCATTTCTCTATATAATCCTTCAGCTTAGATTTACTCACTAAGATgtttactttcattttcttgaaTGCTAAACAGGTTGTTATTCCAGGAAGCATCCATGCTGGGTTATGTACGGAATCATGAGTCGTTGAATTATATTAACGAGACTTTTGTAGTAATGCGGATTTGAAGTTTATTACATTGAATTATATCAATGAGTTGTTGAATTTGagtgtgtttattttaagtacCATGTATTTTCTATGTCATCACGTTTGTATTTGGGgtggatttttaaaaaataagttctttaaatatttgactagtttaaattgagttttatgtGATGTTACTCAAATTCGGATTAGTaattatatgaatataaataacAGATGGTCTACCCTAGCTAAAAGTTTACCAGGAAGAACAGACGATGGAATAAAGAACTACAGGTACTCTCATCTAAAGAAGCGTACAAAGGGAGATGAGGAAGAAAAGTGTAGTAGTTGGCAAAGTGAAGCCACCCAGAATGAGAATCTTTTTGAAAGTGAAGCTTAAACCAATAGCATCGACGAGATGATGTTAGGAAGTTCACCACCCTCGATCGTCTCCATCACTATCCtcctatttttaattaattattagattCAATTGAAAAGAAACAAACTCTTTTCGTTTTCTCCCATTTTTAGATATGGAGTCTTCAACTCCATTATATATGACTtcttttttgatgatttttgagTATATGAAAATGCAATTTTTGAGTATTATTTCATCTAATAGTGGTTGATTTTTTagtattgttattattgttataatatgtTGCTATTTAGTAATTGGGAACTTGTTTGTtgatgtttaaaataatatcatggAGGTGTTAGGATGAACATATGATTCCATCTTTCATGGAATTTCATCTTGCACTGTgggtttattttcattaaaattaaaatccaatgtGATTTGGGTGTctattgttttgaatttttgagtAGCTTGTATTTCTGTTTTCTAATTACAATTTGAGGAGCAttcttggaaaaagaaaaacatgatgACTTTTTATCATGAATCAAtctaatttgaaaagaaaaattgaaagtttAAAGGTGAAAGAGTTTTAAggatgaatttgaaaattgggATATAACTTATGAGCTAATTTATGAATAAAGCCATTGTTAAACAAAATCCATAACCAAGTGGCTCTTTTCCACAAGGTTGGATCTTTCCCACTTTAATCTTACCAAAATATAGCCCAAAAGCAGTCATTGGATTATGTTGTTTTTTCTTAATCACGTGGATTATGAGACTAAACATACAAGTCTTCTCAAATAAATTAGGATTAGGATACactaattatatgttttaatcattCTATAATCCCACGTACtcctttttacatttttttagtGCCCGTATATTCAAAACATgaatatttactaaaaaaatttatttgcttgtttaaatattaattaaaaaagaattaaatttttaaaagattttaaaattttaatttcttttcaaatatttaataaaatgacacTCAGCACCTATATTTGTATGTTTTGACTGGTACCATTAACACAATTAGTACATCACAAAATTTTCATCTCAAAAGTCGACTGTTTTCCCCCAAGAGTCATTGTCAAAATATCGCCAAAGTGCCGGGCAATTGGCACTGAAAAGTAACGAGTAATTGTCAAAATATGGCCGCGGTCTCGAGATAGTAGAATTCCCAAAGTGCCAAAGGAGATTTGCCCAAGCTTCTAAATATAAGAGTTGCCCAAGTTTGCCAAGCCATTTTGTGCTAGCTTAGCTGGAAATAGAATGAATTTAAACAAAggatcatcttcatcatcaactGTGAGTGTTACTATCTCTGAAACATTCAAGTTGTATGGGGTGAAATGGGCAACTCCAGCTTTACTCCTGCTTCTCATGTTTGCTTTTACCGTATATAAATGTATGAGAGGCCGTATAACTACAAATGATGCTGAAATCACTGCCCAGGCTGATGTTGAGCTTTCTCCACCatgatatatatagatatatccATCTCTCGgtaattttaattctttgctttttatttttgttttgttagtGACTTAATTAGTACCACTATTTGTAATATACTAAAGAAAAAGGAGCAAGTTTAACCTGAGTTCTGGCACTTCACTGGATTATGAGTCTAGTTTCCCTCTTCGATTCCTCGCACTCGGATTCGATGATTCCGAATTTCTCTTTCACTTGCCTTTGCCCTTCCCTGATATTATTTTGTTCCTCGCTTATTTCTTCCATCTCAGAATTTCTCGATTCTGAGGGGTTTCCTGTCAACTTTTGGTCTAAGACAAAAACGCTACGAGCTCTTCCTCTGTTCCTCAGATGGATGAAATCGAAACCCAGGAACCTTGTTATCACTAACACCTTCCCTTTCTCCCACAACTTTCTTGCTAAACTTCTCCAAAACCAATTTTTGTTAATGTTATTAAGTAGTTCATTTCTACCAAGGCATAGTGAGCACACCAATGAAACACAGTAGAAGAGCCATAGTTGCTTAGTTATTCCTTCATTATCTCACTGATCCAAATTGTTTTATATCTGTCATCTCGTTATGTTCTTTCATATATTACTGGTCCAAATATGAACACATTTGTTAACAG of Gossypium raimondii isolate GPD5lz chromosome 3, ASM2569854v1, whole genome shotgun sequence contains these proteins:
- the LOC128039889 gene encoding F-box/LRR-repeat protein At4g14103-like codes for the protein MCVEDRISSFPDPILCHILSFLPIKEAVRTSIISTKWRYLFASISTIKFDGYSMSGLTDRNIDNFKNFVDRLLKSPDQVRLDCFRLSHEICSWNDGDHDFDISGWICAALCRGVKEIDLQLSYLEDILPAVLFTCGSLVTLKLDAVGHKFKFPSDVCLGNLKTLHFRDSFFGDYSILRLISNCHVLEDLAFIECDFYNTSVINIQTPSLKRFILDFDLGEFGDLKYVVVINAPNLIYFQCTDAVAQGYTLSTMKSLEKAHISICDCDTIDSQTIATHLIQVCNVRSLRLTINEIFRTSKLPIFHNLIEFEFLGRGFNGREIWLVEFLHRMPNLKTLTLNFPVVAGTQWKALEVPSCLSFHLKEIEISRFNTHMIDMVSYFLDNAIILEKLIIIELRKHFVMDSNNGSPATTSVSIEESFKFNGKGTPLVLLLVVMLGLIIYATVYKCKRGCADLKVEAEVELGE